The nucleotide sequence CGGAGGAAATTATCGTCAATTTCGCTAATGCGCGGGCTTCTGTTTCCCCCGTTGCATCGACTCAAAGCGCCTGGTAATTTCTGAGCGTGGCGGGCCAGACGTAGAAGGACGTGACATCGGCGTGCTTTTTACGAACGCGCCAACCTTTTCGGGAATAATTCGCTCCACCCGTCATCCCATTAGCGAACAGAGGCGGGCTGGACCGCCACAATAGTCGGGCGGCCTTCATGGAAATCAATGCAAATAGAAAACAGAGTGCGCCATGACGCATCTAATTGAGCGCGCCGCACAGCAATTTCTTTTGAACTTGGAGGGACGGCAGGGGACCGTCATGTTTCGGTGCCATCGGCGGcgatagaccacatgtgtcaaagtggcggcccgggggctataAATATGGGGGCTAAAAACATGATGTGCCcgatagtcgtgaaaatacggtaagatgACAGGTCTGAATTTAGTAACTCGTCGACTTCTATCGACagatatagacgtccaatccatttgacctggGATGTCTAAGCACAGtgagagccacatgattggacgtcaatcatcAGTCCTTACCAAAAACCCTGAGTTGGACCGATCTGGAGCCCGGCGCCAGCCCCGTGGAGGCGAGGGGCTCCACCTCCACCGTGTAGGTGCCGGCGTCGCCCAACTGCGCGCTTCTGACGCGCAGCTGCGTGGCCGTGATGGCGATCCGGCCTTGGAACTGCGCCACGTCGTTGATGACGGACGAACCGCCGGCGTACAGGCCCAGAGAGACGCCCTCATACAGCCACGTCATGGAAATTACGTTGGAGACTGTCTGTACCGTCAACTGAATGTCGCTGCCGCTCAGAACCAGCACGGGGTCGGTCTGGAACTGGATCGGGACTTGGTCTTGGGATTGCCCCAGAACTGGAAAGGAAATAAGAGGATTTAGAGCACGCTTAGATGCAAACGGGCCGAAGAAAAACCACAATATCGTAGTAGGCGTTGTCcctcttaaataaataaactcaaacaatgtttgtttttgttgttggttgTCAGAGTGAGATTTCAACAGTATTGACAAgatttaaaccttttttttttaatgtatccgATACTGAACATCTATTTAACAAATAATAAGTTGTCCCcttgcagtctttttttttctaagcagtactcatacctgtcaacctctgccgataactgcccttataaatgattatgattccccttacaaacccccaaaaaccttacaaacaccttgttgttatttattactttgtcaatatatggcaaattagaagaaataaaaccttttttccaatccaatatcctgtttttggtgttttttcagagggttggaacgaattcatttgttttcaattcatttcaatgggaaacgttcgctcgagttacgaaaagctcgacatacgatctcagtctcggaacggattacgatcgtatgtcgaggtaccactgtaatcagaaaaaaaaaactttggctGACCTAAAATATGAACATCTAGATCACCATTTGCCTGCAAATAGCCCCTAACCTTAATCTCTACATGCTTTTGTCAAGGTAAAAATTGTATCTAAGACATGCTTATACCGAATCAATTTACACGAATAACATGAAAATGAGAGAATGTGAAAAACAACTCCATCTTTCTATTCTTAAAACAATTTTCCAAAGTGTTGGCAGAACTAAATGAACGACTGCAGCAATTATCCTGACCTAGTTGGATAATTAGTGAGCAAGCAACATTTCATTGATGTCCATCCGTCTACTACGTAAGGTAATGTGTATTTATACAAAGTCATGTAGAAAGGACACGCACAATTCCCACTCGTGGATGACTCCAGAAGTCCAATTAGTTGATATTCGCCTAACAGAGTTAATTACtttgcattatttattatttcagaGAAGTTCTATTAAGGGAAAAGGTAAAAAGGACTTTGCCAGAACGTCCTCACACTGCACGTCAGGCTCAATCACCATTTTGCCAAATCAATTTTCAATAGGCAGCGGggaaaaatgactatttaattAAAGTAGAATGTTGCCGATTACGACTTTAATTATTATCTCTCATGCGTGAACGGCAGGCCGCGGACGGCTAGcaaattgaaatgtaatttcAAATTCCCGGCACCTCATTTTCTACGCTCGTTTGCTGCAAAGAAACGGGTGAATATTTTGGATGCTTGATCTAGGTTTTTTTTGGCAGTTTGAGCCGTGACAAGTGGAGAAGACCACCACAACACATTGTGTTTGCATTTTGTATGCTTTTGTAGACATTAAACGCTCAATTTGACGATTACATTCTTGTTGTTCGTCTCGTAAACTGCGACGACATTGAAAActcaattatgtattttttgtggTCAGAAAGAGTAAACAATTAAGAATTCCTTTATAATACAAGcattatattacaaaaaaatagctatcgaaaaaaaagatttaaaaaaaaatctgattaattaaaaatatcaacAGAACAATTAGTTATTTTAgaggtagaatttttttaatgtaattaattgattaataatgtttctaattattattattatacaagaATGTgacaaaataacagaaaactTCTCATTATGTTTCAtgcaatacaaattaaaaaagcacCAGTATTCTTTTCATtgtcaattcatttttaaaagttgtttgtgttttagatttttttcctccaaattgcagtggggaaaaaatattcatatttcttATTAGATAAAATATTCTTCTGAGTTGTGTTCTCAATTTGAAGCAGTGGAAAAATCGAAAACTAAATAtctatacactatatatatttccaaagtattttattattctaaaatataaagaaatattGATATATGTATTTGATTAGCAGTGGTtctactttttgttgtttttaaagacgtaatattttcattttgatgAGTTAATAACCAGAATTCCGAGCCTCAGGAGAGTCCCTGAAGGCGTCGCGGGGGAATGTGGCCGTGCTCGTTTGGGAGAGATGACAAATGAAGCAAAGCGACTTTGCggtttcatctcattttttccccttttgtggACGTGATTGCAATAGCACGCAGCTGATCTCGTTTTCTTCTCACGTCACCGACACAGAGGCCATTCCGGAACTATTTTTGAAagctggagagaaaaaaaaaacttcttttttGGTTACCTGCCAGTAAGAATAGGACGAAGAAAGCCCGGAGTTGATTCATGTCGACAGTCAGGACGCCAACCTGGATGGGACAAACACACCTTTTATCAGTTCTTTTTTCATAATTAACGCTGTAAGTTACTCACTTGCGGATGTGCGTCTTTCAAACAAACTTATTCCACTTTTAATTGAATGAAAAAGTTAATGATTAACTTACCCGATCTTGTTTGATTGATGAGCATTTTGGTACGTGATTGACGTCATGCTCACTTTGGTTCAACTAAGTTAAACATGTCAACTTCCTGCTTCGTTGCCACGCCCATCTATCACAGGTGCACCTGTTCCCTTAAAGGGCCAGCCGACCTTGAAAACTGAGCTAAAACATTCCTAACTGAGATAAACATTTAGCGTGTTACTGAACAATAAACAACCGGCAAAGTTGGGAAAACATTGAAAAACTAGTTAATTTAACCGCTTTATTAGAAAGTCATTCCATTTCCGTgcttcaaaataatatttatgaGCGGACAGAAAATGACTTTGGCGCCCAGCTGTATCGATGTAGGGGGAATTTAGAAGAAAAAGTGATTGAACAAACAATTTGTCTGCTGTAAAGCTGCACTGTAGGCAATGTTCACTCTTTAATCGCCTTCTTCCAAAATGATTCCTGCCAGCCGGCCGGCTGAGGCATTATGCGTGAGGAACAAGGTCAAAGGAAGAAGCTGTTCAATTATTAAAGACTCTGACTCCCGCTTTGTTTTCCTGCGCTTTCTGCAATGCCCTTCAACACGTCTTGTTGATTTCATGATAAACATACAATACATGTCAAGGACTCTACTCTACACTATTGTCTGacgttttgctttgtttttggtttttcctCCCACGAGGACTACCGCCTtgttaattgccattttatggCTAAGCTACGTCTATTGGAATTGATTTTTGATCGGGATAAATTGAAATTCTTTGTAATTAGGTGACTAGGGTTTATACGGGGAAGGAAATGTCTACAAAGATGCGGTAAAGCCATAGATTAGGATGTAATTTGGGGGGGCAAATGAGCAATTTCATGGCAAAATTGATATTGATTCTTTGATTCTTTTCAtcttctgaatcgctttatcctcaatagggtcatgggggtgctggagcctatctcggggactttgggccagaggcagggcacaTCCTGAatgggtgggcagccaatcggagggcacaaggagaaaaacaaccaccaTTTATTATTGTTCTTGCACGATGCTATTTTAGCGTTAGCTTGAAAGTtctcacaaaataaaattttgaggcaaaaatgttgttttgtcgTCAGAATGTACGAATTTCCGAACAGATATATGTAGTTGTCACTCACTCTATATCGATACAATGCAAAATTGGGCAACATGTTGTCAGGTTTTGACCCCAAGCTAATGAAAGGGCACTGTTGaagtgactagctccatctagcgTCAAAGCTGGGAACTGCAAGTGCGTGTACACTGAATTAAAGAATCTTGCACAGGCCATATTTTATGCTATTCTCCAAATTGTACCCCAAATgtcccgggtactccggtttccttccatatccccaaaacatgcatgctaagctaattggatgctaaattatctttagctatgagtgtgagcctgaccggttgtcttttgtctcctcgtgcactgcaattggctggctaccgattcaggttgtcccccgcctggtgcctgtagttagatgggttaggctccagcaccccccgcgacctttgtgaggatacgcGGTTCCGAATATGAATAGATTAAACACAATAGAGGAAATGCGACAGGCTTGAAATGAAGTGTTGGATTCCTTCCAGGTCCGACTCACAATTAatgcccccctccccaccccgttAGGCATTCGCCCAGCTTGTGTGTCAGTGCCCCCCGCTGGTTAAATACGGTCATCATAGCCCCCAGTGGGAGCGAGAGCGGCGTAATTGTTTCTAAAGATTGCGCGAAGTGGCAAGCGCGTCCGTAATCGTCCTCATAAATGGCTCGTTTCCGTGCCGACCCCCCCTCGTCAATAAGCGCTCACTTGACGGGAAGGTTGACAAAACATTCCGGTCTCGCACAACGGCCGCTTGGCCAAAATGGCCGACGTTCCCAAGGGAAGAAATTCGTGGACAGGTTGCTTTTCTCACGTACAATTCAGACGCAAAGACAATGTGTGTTGTTACTTGCGAGCGAGAGCACAAAGAGTATTGGAGAGAATGCAGGAGTTTCATTGTCGGCGGTTTCCCTTCGCGTTGAGCGGCGTATCGCCGGTCAGAATGCGGCCTGCGAGCCATTGATAACATTTTGGTTGTTGAGAATTTTCTAGCCAATTGATGGGCCGCGTTGATTCCGACCTGATCgcttatttttggcccaaaaagtgaaCTTGTTTGCCGTCGATGGCACTGATAGATGAGCAATCACAGCCAGTTGAagtcaattggacatctatcgttgaCCAGGGCAGGCAATTACTAATAATACAGTCCATTTTTGGGTACTTACAGATCACTTccggtaaattttggatcatttcctattgattttgagggactttccggGTTGCTTCTTGTTCTTTCTCAGTCTGTCAGTTTTAAGCCATTTTCAGTTGACTTACTAttggttttaaggcattttcaggtggctttctgttggttttaaggcattttcaggtggctttctgttggttttaaggcattttcAGGTGGCTTTCTGTCGGTTTTAAGGCATTTTCAGGTGGctttctgttggttttaaggcattttcAGTTGACTTACTGCCGGTTTTAAGCCATTTTCAGTTGAGTTACTACCGGTTTCAAGCCATTTTCAGTTGACTTACTACCGGTTTTAAGCCATTTTCAGTTGACTTACTGGCGGTTTTAAGCCATTTTCAGTTGACTTACTGTTCCTTGAAAGCCATTTTCAGTTGACTTACTGTCGCTTTtaaggcattttaaggttctttatgaacttattggctgccattgaaggcactgTTTTGTCCGCAGTGGGCGAATGGACCAATGTGATTGCGGATAGGAAATGGAGCTAGTACACTTGATCCCAAACATCTGGTTTTCTTTATAATTGTATGTGAGTAAGATTTATTGTCACGATGGATTTGGGCCTGTCAGAACGCCGATGAAACGTGGTCGGGAAAATATTTGTTGTCGTTGCTTTAATGGAGACGCAACTACTTTTGTTTTTTAGCGAGGCCTGTTTTTAACAATGAGGATGTCAAATGGGAGGCCAAGGGAAACTTGTAGTGGACAGGAAAGAGGGGCGGAGGGTGGAGCGTTAGGAAACGGCTTGAAAACAAGGCGACGCCTCGCCCCGACGGCGTGAGCGACCGCCATTCGTGTCCATCGCTTGGCTATGCGCTAAGATTtggggatttgttttttttcgggAGGATTTTGGCAGCCCTGTACGCTTCGACTCTCGGGAAAGTGACGGAAAGCCTTTGAAGGAAGGTGGGTGGATTTTTATAGCCAAGGTTGCTACAGTGGAAATTTGGTTGTTTACAGGGTGGAGAGAAAATGTTGCTAAATTAAAAGCTTCTTGaaaatatttagtttgaaaaataaactgTTGTGCGCTATGTTTGACTTGGTTGTTGTTATAGCTTATTATAGTgagtaaaaacaatgtttaaaataatatgTTGCTTTTGTAAATGAAATTGAATCAGAGCTTTCGAggggatttatttgtttttatcgttataaataaaaaggattaaagtattttaaaatgtattcatcagcttttatctttaaaaaaactaatgtatgaaatctaattaaaattagatgtgattttttttattgaaaatgttatattgatttaaaaagtactCTCAAAATGAGAAACTGATTTCAAATCTATTGtgggtagattttttttgtcacccaAAAATATCCTAAACTGTTCAAATACACCATTTAAAAAAGGGATAAATAAACCATCCTGCTCTAAAAAAACCCGAATAAAACCAAGTGACTTTCAAAAACAACCTAAAAAAGGAAAGATTAATAACACTACTAACTGcatcacacacagaaaaaaaaacaaatatcattTTTGCTTTCTTCAAGTATAGTAAGatcccttaaaaaaataaaaaacaaccaatTTGTACCCAAATTTGAGACAGCATAAATTTTCAGGGTGCATCTTGGTCAAAAAAACCTCCTGCCTCACCATTGACATTGGCAATAAAAGatggctgccagccctcccagtcaatcGGATTGACCACCAATGTTCCTTGTccaatatgtataatatatgtatgCTTGTGTTCTGGTCAGCTGGCGTGATGGCGCTGCTGGAATTCCTGTGCTGGAGAGCTGCCACGTTGCTGCTACTGTGTAAGTGATGAATGGCTTGTTTGGCTCAGCTTGACTATTGTCCCCCCGAATGGACACCCTGGGACGCACGATCCCTTCCCACCGCTTGGCTCGCCTCCACGGGACGTCACAGAGTCAGGAAAGTCGCCATTAAAAATCAATTGCGGTGGTGGAAAATTGGGTGGGAACACAGAacaggaaatttcattttttactggGTTCAGATCAACAATAGCTTTTATTCTAATTTAACAGGTGAAAACTACGGAAAGCCAGAGTCTATTCCGCTATGTCAGGGGAAACGTGAGGAAAAACTTATATTTTTTGTCAGTTAAATACTTTAACAAGATAATTTAGGGTTTATCATGATACCTTTCCAGCAGTTAAAGAATTTAATTTAGTATGTAGTTCCCTTCTAATTACTCTACTCATTTacattgtgtttatttatgCTTGAATTAGTCATTAAATTAAACAAGTCACAAATTTAATCATAAGCTATATTTCCCAATTCATGCTGTTTATTCGAAAATTGAGGTTGGGATTTTTGCTAATAAAGTCAAACATTTCTTCTTTAATGCTACAAAAGTGTGACGGTTGGCATAAAATTATCAATTCACTGTGAAAATATTAGTAGTAAAATTCAAATCAACTTAATACtactttgatttttaaatacacTACCATAATGCAGTGCTATTGTCATTGTCATGATCAAACTTACAAACTACTTTCTTCTTTTCAATTAATCTCAACGATTTGATATTATATCTACACTCATACTTTTTAACCGAATAGTCTTTCATTATAATCGTGGTGATGTGCGATGTGTTTGTGCTAGCCACTtacgtgcattttttttgcagttgctGACGTCGTCCACGGCATATCGGTCCACATCTCCAACGAGGAGCCCACGTACATCATGCCGGGCTCCAGCCTGGTCCTCCGCGCCCACATCGAGCACAACTCCCAGGAGGAGCTGTCGGCAGTGACGTGGGAGCGGGCGCCCGAGAGCGGCGCCCCGGACGGGCGGACCTCGCTGGCCGCCTGCCCCGGCGGGAGCCTCCCGCTGCCGGTCCAGTGCGCTGGTCTACGTCCAAACGTGAGGGCCACCTTGGAACCTGGGGCCAGCATCCTGCATCTTAACAAGTACGGCAAAAGCGACGCGGGGGTCTACTCCGTCAGCGTGACGGGGAAAGGCGGGCAATCCAGCACGGCGCGCTGCATCGTAAGAGAATATGGTGAGGTTTTATGTCCTTGTTTACAaatagtcgtacctctacttatgaatgtctCTAATGCAGATGCATctctacctctacttatgaatgccgctaatacagtcgtacctcaaCTTACGAATGTCGCTaacacagtcgtacctctacttacgatgtCGCTAATACAGATGCATctctacctctacttacgatgtCGCTAATACAGATGCATctctacctctacttatgaatgtcgctaatacagtcgtacctctacttacaaatgtcgcTACGAATGTCGCTAaaacagtcgtacctctacttacgaatgttgctaatagtcgtacctctacttacgaatgtcgcTACAAATGTCgctaatacagtcgtacctctacttacgaatgtcgctaatacagtcgtacctctacttacgaatgtcgccaatacagccgtacctctacttacgaatgtcgccaatacagccgtacctctacttatgaatgtcgctaatacagtcgtacctctacttatgaatgtccctaatacagttgtacctctacttatgaatgtcgccaacagttgtacctctacttacgaatgcctcgaTGTAAAATTTTCCATAAATGAAACGCTTCGATACGCAAATAACCATTCCAACATACGAACTCGATCCAATTTTCGAACGGCGAAAACCTCAAGAGCCAACAACCCATTTTTTCCCGTCACAGAGGCAGTGCACCACGTATCAGTGAGCATCAACATATCGCACTCGTCGCTGGTGTGCGGCGAGGCGTGGGGGACGGAGCCTCAGTTCAGCTGGCTGCACGAGCAAGACGCCGTCACGGGCAGCGTGGGCCACGTATCCCCCGACGGCGCCACCCTGCTGATCACCAAGGTGCCGATCTGCGGACACTTCACCTGCGTGGTTAGCAACAAGCTAGGCTACAGCACCGCCACCTACACGGCAGGTAAACATGGGCATGTGTTCATTCTCGGCACCATCTGCGCGctaattttctgtttttgttattattattcttagCTCCGTGCGAACCAGAAGGAATCAGCGGGGCGACGGTGGCAATCGTGTGTCTGGTGGTCCTTCAGATTTTAGGGGGAGGTCTGGCCTTTCTACTGTGGAGGTACAATAACAAAGTGTTTCATAGTATTGCAATCTACATATTCTTTCAAAGATGTGATGTTCTTAATAATTGCATCCAAATGTTATCAAAGAAACACACCTCAATGTAACATGTAAgtgtgatgctttttttttacgtGTTATTGTTTTCCTTCCCAGGAGGTACCGTTACAAAAATCGAGGGGACAGGCTGCGTGACAACATGGACGacaacatttaattaaaaatgccaaGAGGACAAGAAATGGacttcatgaatgtttattttacttgtACTAACACAGTTTGCGTAGTAATAGTAGTCTATGGCTACACTGCCTTCTGCTGGGTCGTAATTGACACTGCGGTTAATCCTGCCTGTAAACAAGTATTAATTAACCTGAAAAATCTGAAACGCTactgacataaaaataaaatatatttgattgATTGTATTAGCAGGATGCTGTGAGGACACATTCatccgttttgttttttttaaatggaaaataaagtaaaaatactGTAAGTATTTAGTGGTCGAATGACTAACTGATATCCCGCCCAAAAAGTAAACTGGATCaaggtaaagcaaagcattttaTTGCAAGTATTAGTCAAACGTACACTTCAAACAGAAGCAAAGcaacactaaaaaaaataataaaataaaataaaaacgcaaCAACCTAAAAGGAACAAGTTACAAAAAGGAATCAAGCAGTCGCGGTACAACATTTGCGACAAAATGCCAATCACAGAGGCGTCGTCGCCAAGATCTTTTGACACGCGACTGACGCAGAGATGCTacgctgcaaaaaaacaaaacaagtgtcATATGAAATGTTTCCTTGGCCACGAACGAGCAATCGGGACGTTTAATCTCTTTCGCAATATTTGGTTCAACTTCAGTACTGGAATGACAGGAAATGATTTCGTTCGAGAATCACAAACGGGCAACTGGTGTTGCGATTCACGATATAATCGACGCTCGCGTTCACCAGCCGGGACAGAAAATACGCAGAGGGTAGCATCGCGAACGGAGCCATTTTTAGTGGTTTTGGAACGAGAAGAGACAAAACGTACGATCGGTTTCAAGTACGCAGGCTTAGGACAcatttaaggcttttttgttcttGACACCCGACCTCCTGTGGCACGAGATAGACAAGATCTTTCGTAGATAGGTAGGCTACTCACAGAAAGTTCGGAATAGTATCGGGATTGGGGGTCAAATTTCACACTAAATTCGATGACGCACAACAAAGTTCAAGTGCATTTTCAGTTCAACTTTACGCAAGTAGCGACCTCCATCCGATGGAGTTGAAGTCCGAAACGGATGATGACATCGGGTTTGGCGTTTGGAAGCAAAATGAAGGAGCAAgtctgcttaaaaaaaaaaaaaaaaatcaaaatataattaaaaagattaaaaatcaGCCTGTCCTCAAACATTGTTGTGCTTGCACATACGAGAATAAGGCTCCAAACAACCTTCCCAAAAATAGAAACACTCAATAAATACGCCATAAAATACTCCGCATATATAGGCttcttgtatatatatttcattaacacatttaaataggacaacaaaaaaaggaaaaattggcTCAAGAACAaacctaaagaaaaaaaaattaagacaaaaaaaaatacagttaccTATTTGGACTCTAAAAGTTATAAGAATGTCAGACATTACTTGAtcacgatatatatatatatagaaatgtatacatatgtgtCGTAAAAGCATTTGCAGTTCTTTCTTACGCCGTAGAACATTATGCAGCATACCAAGGTAAGTGAGGTGCAGTGTTTCCGAGAActccttaaaaaaatggaaaaaacaaaacggtTGCTACCCACCAAATCCCACCTGGACCCTTTGAGTCCACCCCCTACTGGCTCGCTCCCATCTCATCCCCACCCCGACCCAAACCCCATCCCAGCATTGCACTAGCTTTAGCGTGTGGGAGCGCTCCAAACTCTACCAATACTGATGCTGGTCTtctcttctttttgtttttttaaagtatttttttaatttattttaaatgccctTCAAGATGAATAAAAGCTTCAGGTaccccctcccccccaaaaacattttgttcacaTCACCCATCGAAAAATATCCAAGTGGTGGATTAAAGATTCCAAGCTGAGACTGAACCTCGAGAGTGTAAAATGGCATTTCTAAAGTGCTGTGGTTGACATTCATGGTTTCTCCACATGGCGCAATATCAACAAAATACAAGGTCCGAGACGCTGCCATGGTTTGCCAGTCATCGGGGGAGGGGGGCATTACAGAATCAAGAGGAAAGGCACTTTCTGGGTGGGCCGTTactttctgtggaataacacctTCCACTTTAAAGGGAGACGAAGCTTTTCTGTAAAAACCTGGCTAACCGTCCCTTGAACTTGCACCGTTTGTTTTCACGTGAGCTCGTTTATAGCCACGCGTTGGCTTTCCGGCTGTAAATATGGCCTTGTTAACGCGGATCGGACCGCAACGGAGCATCACTTAACTGAAGGTGCTctgaaaaaaactgtaaataaaacTGAATCTGCATCAAAATACGTTCTTGGAGTAAGGACCGAGAAGATAGTTCTCTGGGGTCAGGGGGATTCCACTGTAGATTTACGGGCGTATAAAAGTGTTCAAAACCAAAAATCTTTCAACCAGCTAGAAGAAGGATCGACAGCAGGCaagcaagtattttttttttgccttttaagtACCTCTCCTACATACGAGTACCCATTTTTCAGTTTGGTGTGAACCCCCAAACCCACAGACTAGTGGGCTGTCCCATAAAGAGGAAGTAGACTCTAGTCCAAGAGCCATCTGAGTCTGAAGAACCACTCCAAATCGTCACTTTGC is from Stigmatopora argus isolate UIUO_Sarg chromosome 4, RoL_Sarg_1.0, whole genome shotgun sequence and encodes:
- the LOC144073501 gene encoding uncharacterized protein LOC144073501, with the protein product MALLEFLCWRAATLLLLFADVVHGISVHISNEEPTYIMPGSSLVLRAHIEHNSQEELSAVTWERAPESGAPDGRTSLAACPGGSLPLPVQCAGLRPNVRATLEPGASILHLNKYGKSDAGVYSVSVTGKGGQSSTARCIVREYEAVHHVSVSINISHSSLVCGEAWGTEPQFSWLHEQDAVTGSVGHVSPDGATLLITKVPICGHFTCVVSNKLGYSTATYTAAPCEPEGISGATVAIVCLVVLQILGGGLAFLLWRRYRYKNRGDRLRDNMDDNI